A region of the Kaistia geumhonensis genome:
GCAGGCCGTCGATCATCACAGTGCGCAACAAGGTCGGCGCATGCAGATTCTTCCGGCGGGACCCGACGAACAAGCGTAGCGCGCGGTCGATTCCGCGTACCACATTGCGTAGGGCAAGCACCTTGCCGCCGCCGTCCGCATGGATCTCGACATCCTGCGCCAGCAGTTCAGCGAGTTGTGCGGTGTTGCCATCGCGCGCGGCGGTGAAGAAAGCGCGTGCGATCCGGTCCGCTTCGGCTGGCTCCAGGGCGAAGCGAAGCCGCGCCGCCTGAACATGCTTACGGGCACGTGATGCGAGCTGGCGGACGGCGGCAGGCTCGCGCCCCAAGGTGACTGCCACCTCAGGAAGGGGCATGTCGAACACGTCGTGGAGAAGGAAAGCCGCGCGCTCCAGCGGAGACAGGCGCTCCATCGCCAGCATCAGCGCAACGGTGATATCGTCGGAGACCGTTTCGTCGGGCTCGGCAGACCCCATCAGCGGATCGGGCAGCCATTGCCCGACGTAGATCTCGCGTTGCGCGCGTGCCGATTTTATCTGGTCGAGGCACAAGCGGGTAACTATGCGGGTCAGATAGGTGGTGGGGAACTCTATATCACCCGCGGTCCGCTCCCAACGCAGCCACGCATCCTGTACGACATCCTCGGCGTCGCTCAGTGAACCGAGCATTCGGTAGGCAAGGCGCAGCAATCGACTGCGTTCTGCCTGAAAATCGGCAGTGCGTTGATCGCTCCGTCCCCTTCGCTGATCCGCGGCACCTCCGATAACGTCCGCTGGCACTGATGTCTCCGTCTCTTCTG
Encoded here:
- a CDS encoding sigma-70 family RNA polymerase sigma factor codes for the protein MGGAADQRRGRSDQRTADFQAERSRLLRLAYRMLGSLSDAEDVVQDAWLRWERTAGDIEFPTTYLTRIVTRLCLDQIKSARAQREIYVGQWLPDPLMGSAEPDETVSDDITVALMLAMERLSPLERAAFLLHDVFDMPLPEVAVTLGREPAAVRQLASRARKHVQAARLRFALEPAEADRIARAFFTAARDGNTAQLAELLAQDVEIHADGGGKVLALRNVVRGIDRALRLFVGSRRKNLHAPTLLRTVMIDGLPGYISVDGSGLLQTTALDIRDGTIAAIYIVKNPDKLAHLSSAIVAGDAEN